TGAGCTGATTCAATACGCGATAGATAAAAGCAAAGTCCGCCCTGGCTGTACATTCTAAATGCCGAATCGTGGGCTATGCTAGTGACAAATATCTGGCGGTAACTGCCACTTTTTACTTCTTCAACGGCTTGTTGCAATGCTTCCTCAGAAACCCAGCCTTCAATTACTAAAACCGGAGCTTCCACCCGTTCGGTGAGGGCTAAAAAGCAAAATAGTTCTTCCTTACCAAAGAGTGCTAATCCAACGGCACCCAAGGCTAACCCTAACGATAAGAGCTTAATAATCCTTCTTACCATAACCGAGCGCGAATAACGGCTAAATTGCCGCTATTACCAACAGCTACGGTGGTATTAGTTTCAGTATAAAGGGTGACTACTTATTCTATGGTAAGTTCATAGGTGTCTACCACCTCTCCTTCGTACTCACGGGTAAGTATAAGTTTTTGATCTCGCTCGGTGATTTGAAACTCGCCCTCTAGAATAAATGTCCAATCAAAATCAGCTGTCCAAACACAATTGTTGCTGAATGTCACTTGATTGCTCACCGTTGTCTGGTATGTACCCTCACAAATAGCCGGATATTTTTCCATCTCGCTACTCCCTGAGAAGCGTCCACCCTCAAGTGTTACAGTGATGTTAGCTGTCGCCCAGCGAGCATTTGGACTAGTGCGATAAAAAATGCCCGTGTAGGTGCCTTCTTTCAGTAGAAATACCCCGCTGCCCTCCTTGTCTTCGCGACAAGCCAGGGTAAAACATGCCAATAATAAGATAATTGTTAGCCGTCTCATGCCTTTATAAGACAATTAAAACAAGGTTTTGGTTGGAATAATTATGAACCTATAAGCCATTTAGCAAATAATTATAGAACAATTGAGCCACCTACTCATCCATTTGATAATCGCTTAAATACAGATTCTCCGCTGACCCGCGCTGTTACTAGAAAAATCATATCTTTGCGCCCAAAGAAGTAATCGATATGCTATCATTGTTTGAGTTCATCGTTTGGACGGCTAACCCGGAGGTATTTTCTTGGGAATGGTTATCGTGGTCGCCGCGTTGGTACGGGTTGCTATTTGCGGCTGGATTTCTGATCTCTCAGCAAATTCTGTTTTATATTTTCCGGAAGGAAGGTCATAAAGAGAGCGATGTAGAAACCTTGACGGTATTTATGGTGCTAGCAACTATTTTAGGGGCTCGCCTAGGCCACGTTTTCTTCTACGAACCGGCGAAGTACCTGTCTAACCCTATCGATATTTTTAAAATTTGGGAAGGGGGGCTAGCTAGTCACGGGGCAGCTGTCGGTATTTTGTTCGCGTTATTTCTGTACAGTAACTACGATATTAAGTATAATCCTCTCAAAGCTGAGGGGCACTTTAAACGGCAAAAACGCCCCCGGCAAAGCTGGTTGTGGGTGGTAGACCGTATTGTAATTGTGGTAGCTCTCACTGGGGGGCTTATCCGGTTCGGTAACTTCATGAACTCGGAGATCATTGGCAAACCTACCCAAAGTGATTACGGTGTAGTATTCGGTTACAGCTTAATAGAAGCTTTGGAAAATACGCAAGGCATTGAATCAGTTACCATAGCTGCCAGCGACCGTCCCGATCCGGCTCCAGTTAATCCGGAAGGGCCAGCATTCAGTTCGGAAGAATCGCCCTATCGTCCGATTGATGTTTCTATCACCTTTGGGGAAGGTGGTTATCAGGAAGCTGAAATCAGAAACTACTTAGAGAATCAGGTGAAAGATGTGCTTACCCGCTACGCTTCTATCCGAGAGCATATTTACGAGCCAACCTCAACTCCACTCAATTATGAGCTAAACCAACGCCGAGGGGCTTACGTAGCTACTATCCAAACATTCGGTATTCCTCGTCATCCGGCCCAGTTGTATGAGTCGGGTACTACTTTTATGGTGTTTTTGTTACTCCTATTTTTGTGGTCGCGAATGCGAGAAAAGACTCCCGAAGGGTTATTCCTTGGGCTATTTCTAATCTTTGTGTTCGGCTTACGCTTTGTACACGAATTCTTTAAAGAGAATCAGGTTGATTGGGAAGGTGATATTCCCTTGAATATGGGGCAATGGCTGAGCATTCCTCTCGTGCTCATTGGGCTATATTTGCTGTTTGTAGTAGTGCCAAAAAATCATCGCAAGATCAAGCAGACTGTAAAATCTTAGAAGCTGTTTTAAAACAGCTTCTTATAAGTGCTAGGGAGAGGTTTTGCTCTTAGCTATGTACAATGTGAGCTCTTCACCTACTCGGATGATATGATCTGATTTAGCGTTCCAGTCCTGAATGTCTTTTACGGAGCAACCGTAGCGTCGGGCAATATTAACCATTGTGTTTCCTCTTCGTACTCGGTAAAGTAACTTAGTGTAGTTTGAGCCTTCCGGCACTACCGCTCGCCTTTGTTTAGTTATTCGAGCTGTCTTAGCTATTTGAGCAGAATAGTCAACAGGAACGAGCAAGTAATTCCGCTTTTGCTCAAATCGGGCTATTTTATCTAATGGCAGCACCAGCGGGTAGCCTCCTCGCCAGAACGGAATTTTATTTTGAACCAAGGCTGGGTTTAGAAACTGTAACTCTTCCAAAGCCACTACCGTAGAGGCCGCAATTTTCTCTAGGGTAATTTCCCGGTAAATCCGTACGGTATCTACCGTTTGAAACGATAGTGCGGGGTACACCGGACGAAGGTTATGTTCCTGCTGAAATTCGTTGAGGTAGACCAGTGCCATAAAGGCGGGAACGTAGCTGCGAGTTTCTCGGGGCAAAAATCGTTGCACCCGCCAAAAGTTTTTGCTTCCGCCGGCTCGCACAATCGCTTTGTGCATATTGCCCGGCCCGCAGTTATAAGCAGCAATCGCCATCAACCAATCTCCGTACATATCGTGCAGCTTTTTCAAATAGCGTACTGCCGCCTGAGTAGATGCATACGGATCAAGTCGTTGATCTATCGTTCGGTTAATAGTTAATCCTAACCCCCGTCCGGTAATCGGTCTGATTTGCCATAAACCCGCCGCGGCTCGAGCCGAAGCTGCTTCGGTTTCTAAGGCCGACTCGACCATCACCAAGTGCTTTAGTTCATCAGGAAGATCATGTTCGGCGAGCACTTGTTCAATGTAAGGATAATACAACACGCTTTTGCCCAGCATCCGTTGGGTCAAGTCACGCTTGCGAATAGCGTATACCTCAATAAATGTTTTCACCTGATTGTTAAATACCAAAGGAATATCGGTGCTTATCTGGCGAAAACGTTGCTGATAGACGGCATCTGGGTAGTCAACTAAGTCATTAGCAGCAAATCCGTAGGGGCTGGCCGAGGCGGGCGGAGGAATTACCAATAAGCGGTTTACCGCCTTATCCAATTCTTCAGCCGTAAAATCAGGTACTTTAATATTGCTAATGGCGGAAGTAGGGGGAGATAGCAAAGTATTGAGTTGATCGGTTTGGAAAGCAAGCTGACCGTTCCAATCGCGCTTCATAGACTGTAGGTTTGCCTGATGAACTTCTACTGCTTCAATAGTAGGTAAAGTCACAAATAATCGCTGAACCTTAGTAGGAAAAAGTTTAATTTCCTGATTACATCCCGTGAGAAAAAGTAGCAGGACAGCTAGAAAAATAAGCGAATAATTGTTGCTCGTCATTAAACAAATAAAGGTAAATTTTTTCTTTTTTGTTCAGCACGATAAAGTACAAAATTCTGAGTTTTGCGTGCGAGTTCTGATAAAAGCAAACTCAGAACGCAAAACTCAAACACCATATACTTTAACACCAAAAACTACTCTCCATTAGCGGCGTAGGATTCTAATTGCTGCTGCATCTTCAGGATACGATCTTCTAAGGTCTCTGAACTGATTTTCTCCCGTAGGCGATCCACCAGCAACGGAAAGGCGAACGGTGTGGGGTAGGGTGGGTGTTTGATTAAAAAGTGCTGCTGATTGATTTGCCGTAGGGAATCTGCTAACTGAGCGTGTTCTATCTGCTGATACAAAGCTTCGTCTAATGCTTGCGCGAGTAGCCGGTTGTCGGCATCGTACTTTTGGAATACATCGTAGATAATCTGGGAGGAAGCTTGCAAGTGGCGGTTACCGATATGTTTTCCAGGGTAGCCTTGAAACACTAGTCCGGCAATAGCCGCAATCTCCCGAAACCGTCGTTTGGCCATTTCGGTACTATTCACGCTGGCTAAAATATCTTCCACTAAATTCTCAGTCCCAAATAAATCTAGCTCTAAAGCCTCTTCTAACGGAATTTCTTGATCTGACAGGAGTTCAAATCCGTAATCGTTCATGGCGATGGAAAACGAAATTGGCTGTACCTGACCGATGCGCCAGGCGATCAGTGTTGATAGGATTTCGTGAGCAGCCCGCCCAGCAAAGGGATAAAAAATGACATGGTAGCCCTCCCGGGTCTGTAATTTTTCTATTAAAAAGTGATTCCGGTCCGGCAAGGCTGACCAATCTTGCTGAAGATCCAGCAAGGGTTCTAGCGCAATTAGCTCCGGGTCAGAATAGTCGTCTCGCAAGTACTGATCTAGCTTGAGACGAATCATATCCGAAAGCTGGGTGGAAAGGGGCATTCGTCCGCCTGTCCAGCGAGGGATCACTCCATTTTTCCCCCGAGCCTTGCGAACCATCACGGTCATGTCTTTAATTCGCTCTAGCTTTAAGTTACGACCGGCAAACCAAAAATTATCGCCTTTGTTCAGGCGGGAAATAAAACTTTCTTCAATGGTTCCGATGTACCCCCCGCTTACGTACTTCACCTTCAGTACCGGGTCGCTCACAATGGTTCCCACCGAAAGGCGATGCCGGAGTGCCGTTCGTCTATTGCTGACTTTGTATACTCCGTCTTCTACCTCCACTTTAGAAAACTCATCGTACTGCCCCAGACTTTCTCCTCCGGAGGTAATAAACTGCAACGCCCACTGCCATTCTTCTTCACTCAAGTTACGGTATGAATAGGTAGCGATTATCTCGGGATACAGCTCCTCTGGTCGGAAGCCTTCGCCTACCGCCAGCGTTACCAGGTATTGAACCAGCACATCAAACGACCGCTCCAGGGGCTTACGCGATTCTACGACCTCATTTTTCATCCCTTCCTGAATAGCTGCCGACTCGATCAATTCCAGCGCGTGGGTTGGTAAAAAGTAGATTCGGCTGGTGGCCCCCGGTCGGTGACCGCTACGCCCGGCTCGTTGCAGAAAACGGGAAATACCTTTAGGACTACCCACCTGAATAACCGTTTCTACCGGACGGAAATCTACTCCCAAGTCTAGGCTAGAAGTACACACTACCAGTTTGAGTATTCCCTGGTGAAGAGCTTCTTCTACCCAACTTCGCACCTGCGGATCGAGCGAGCCGTGGTGCATCGCCATCTGCCCGGCCAAATCGGGTACTTTATCGAGCAGGGTTTGGTACCAAATTTCGGTTTGTGCTCGAGTGTTGGTGAACAGCAGCGTAGTCTGACTCGTAGCTACAATTGGTAAGATTTTCGGCAGCATCCGAATGCCCAAGTGCCCGGCCCAGGGAAACTTCTCCATTTCGTCGGGCAAGATAGATTGCACCCGAATATCCTTTTTAATATCGGCCTTTACAATTCGGTTAGACTGATTAGATCTAACTCCTAGCAGTACATCACGGGCTTGTTCCAGATTGCCAATAGTAGCCGATACCCCCCAGGTCTTAAGATGGGGTTGAATGGTTCTTAATCGGGCGAGAGCAAGTTCCATCTGCACGCCTCGCTTGCTGCCCATCAACTCGTGCCACTCGTCCACAATTACGCACTTCAGCTTTTTAAAGTGACGGCTAGATCGTTTTTGAGCGAGGAGTAGGTGCAAGCTTTCAGGAGTGGTAATTAGGCATTCGGGCATCCGGCGCAATTGCTTTTGCCGCTCACCCGAAGAAGTATCCCCGCTACGAACCGCCACTCGCCACGGAACGTTTAGCCCCTCAGCGGCTCGCTCCATGGCTGAGTGAATGTCTTTAGCCAGAGCTTTTAGCGGAGTGATCCAGATCACTTGTAGTCCGTTGGCCGAACGTTCGGAAAAATCATTAGGGTGCTGCCGGATGAACTCCAGCAAGCAGGGAACCCAGAGGGCGTAAGTTTTACCACTGCCGGTGGGGGCGTTCAGTAGTCCGCTTTCGCCATTTAGGTATGCTTCCCAAACTTCTTGCTGAAACGGAAAAGGTTGCCAACCTTGCTGCCGGAACCAATTAATTCCCGGGGCGAGTGCCGAATTAGAAACTTCTGCCATTGCCCTGTTTCAACCCGCATTGCTTAGCTTTGTTCCATGATCTCGGCTAACTCCAGCCAGCGATCTGATTTTTCGTCCAGCTCTTTTACCACTTTTTCTAGCTGCTGAGAGGCTTCGGTGAGCTCTTGGTGGCTCGATTGACCGGAAGTTGATAGTTCGTTCAGTTGGTTCTCTAAGGTTTCTTTCTCTTCTTCCAGTCGACTAATGTCAGACTCAATTTGCTCGTACTCTCGCTTCTCCTGGTAAGTAGCCCGTCGTTCCT
This region of Tunicatimonas pelagia genomic DNA includes:
- a CDS encoding prolipoprotein diacylglyceryl transferase, with protein sequence MLSLFEFIVWTANPEVFSWEWLSWSPRWYGLLFAAGFLISQQILFYIFRKEGHKESDVETLTVFMVLATILGARLGHVFFYEPAKYLSNPIDIFKIWEGGLASHGAAVGILFALFLYSNYDIKYNPLKAEGHFKRQKRPRQSWLWVVDRIVIVVALTGGLIRFGNFMNSEIIGKPTQSDYGVVFGYSLIEALENTQGIESVTIAASDRPDPAPVNPEGPAFSSEESPYRPIDVSITFGEGGYQEAEIRNYLENQVKDVLTRYASIREHIYEPTSTPLNYELNQRRGAYVATIQTFGIPRHPAQLYESGTTFMVFLLLLFLWSRMREKTPEGLFLGLFLIFVFGLRFVHEFFKENQVDWEGDIPLNMGQWLSIPLVLIGLYLLFVVVPKNHRKIKQTVKS
- a CDS encoding lytic transglycosylase domain-containing protein, with product MTLPTIEAVEVHQANLQSMKRDWNGQLAFQTDQLNTLLSPPTSAISNIKVPDFTAEELDKAVNRLLVIPPPASASPYGFAANDLVDYPDAVYQQRFRQISTDIPLVFNNQVKTFIEVYAIRKRDLTQRMLGKSVLYYPYIEQVLAEHDLPDELKHLVMVESALETEAASARAAAGLWQIRPITGRGLGLTINRTIDQRLDPYASTQAAVRYLKKLHDMYGDWLMAIAAYNCGPGNMHKAIVRAGGSKNFWRVQRFLPRETRSYVPAFMALVYLNEFQQEHNLRPVYPALSFQTVDTVRIYREITLEKIAASTVVALEELQFLNPALVQNKIPFWRGGYPLVLPLDKIARFEQKRNYLLVPVDYSAQIAKTARITKQRRAVVPEGSNYTKLLYRVRRGNTMVNIARRYGCSVKDIQDWNAKSDHIIRVGEELTLYIAKSKTSP
- a CDS encoding ligase-associated DNA damage response DEXH box helicase; translation: MAEVSNSALAPGINWFRQQGWQPFPFQQEVWEAYLNGESGLLNAPTGSGKTYALWVPCLLEFIRQHPNDFSERSANGLQVIWITPLKALAKDIHSAMERAAEGLNVPWRVAVRSGDTSSGERQKQLRRMPECLITTPESLHLLLAQKRSSRHFKKLKCVIVDEWHELMGSKRGVQMELALARLRTIQPHLKTWGVSATIGNLEQARDVLLGVRSNQSNRIVKADIKKDIRVQSILPDEMEKFPWAGHLGIRMLPKILPIVATSQTTLLFTNTRAQTEIWYQTLLDKVPDLAGQMAMHHGSLDPQVRSWVEEALHQGILKLVVCTSSLDLGVDFRPVETVIQVGSPKGISRFLQRAGRSGHRPGATSRIYFLPTHALELIESAAIQEGMKNEVVESRKPLERSFDVLVQYLVTLAVGEGFRPEELYPEIIATYSYRNLSEEEWQWALQFITSGGESLGQYDEFSKVEVEDGVYKVSNRRTALRHRLSVGTIVSDPVLKVKYVSGGYIGTIEESFISRLNKGDNFWFAGRNLKLERIKDMTVMVRKARGKNGVIPRWTGGRMPLSTQLSDMIRLKLDQYLRDDYSDPELIALEPLLDLQQDWSALPDRNHFLIEKLQTREGYHVIFYPFAGRAAHEILSTLIAWRIGQVQPISFSIAMNDYGFELLSDQEIPLEEALELDLFGTENLVEDILASVNSTEMAKRRFREIAAIAGLVFQGYPGKHIGNRHLQASSQIIYDVFQKYDADNRLLAQALDEALYQQIEHAQLADSLRQINQQHFLIKHPPYPTPFAFPLLVDRLREKISSETLEDRILKMQQQLESYAANGE